From one Gavia stellata isolate bGavSte3 unplaced genomic scaffold, bGavSte3.hap2 HAP2_SCAFFOLD_83, whole genome shotgun sequence genomic stretch:
- the LOC132321899 gene encoding proline-rich protein 22-like: MARPPLRLPARGPWAPPAPWLLQPFVLPKTFYPRGRDPPRPLQPGTLLGARAEGRAVTPAPPLLPTSIPSYQQIQGQPAETKTSGSATPRAAPPGSNIPPGSDVPPSPSAAPHEQALGDPTGDLAVAEEVLLEEALRLFGCSPDAVGVSQDAPSSGPRPGDPGGTGAAIPHCDFASLSLPEELLSPDYSVPETADAILSLDEFVMGLEPQEPWGDEGRDLPPSQPATAEKRGKKRAKSTSPKPASKRRALAGSTGVAGGCLDPQQG; encoded by the exons ATGGCGCGGCCACCGCTGCGGCTCCCAGCGCGTGGGCCCTGGGCCCCCCCGGCGCCCTGGCTCCTTCAGCCTTTTGTGCTCCCCAAAACCTTCTACCCCCGAGGTAGGGACCCACCCCGACCCCTGCAGCCCGGGACGCTCCTGGGGGCAAGAGCAGAG GGGAGAGCGGtgaccccagcccccccgctgCTGCCGACGTCCATCCCCAGCTACCAGCAGATCCAGGGACAGCCCGCAGAGACCAAGACCTCCGGCAGTGCCacccccagggcagcaccccCGGGAAGCAACATCCCCCCGGGCAGCgacgtcccccccagcccctctgctgccccccacgagcaagccctgggggaccccacagGCGACCTCGCCGTGGCTGAGGAGGTCCTTCTCGAAGAGGCCCTGAGGCTCTTTGGTTGCTCCCCGGACGCGGTGGGGGTCAGCCAGGACGCTCCCAGCAGCGGCCCCAGgcctggggaccctggtggCACCGGCGCAGCCATCCCCCACTGCGACTTCGCCTCGCTCTCCCTGCCCGAAGAGCTGCTCAGCCCCGACTACAGCGTCCCCGAGACCGCTGACGCCATCCTCAGCCTGGACGAGTTCGTCATGGGGCTGGAGCCCCAGGAGCCGTGGggggatgagggcagggacctgccaccGTCCCAGCCTGCCACGGCAGAGAAGCGGGGGAAGAAGCGCGCCAAGAGCACCTCGCCAAAGCCAGCCAGCAAGCGCAGGGCTCTCGCCGGCAGcacgggggtggcggggggttGTTTGGACCCACagcaggggtga